The Cryptococcus gattii WM276 chromosome F, complete sequence genome segment CAAAACTTTGCCTGCAATGACCTTGTCCTCAACACACATTCCCATTAACATCTCGATGACCGTTCTCTTTCCTTCGTCTTGTTCATCTTTAGCATTGACGTCGCTATGGAGCTTTTTCAAAGCTTTCCATCGCTTATCAGCTTCTTTGACGACTCTCCGGCAAATATCTTCAAGTGACGCAATGGTAGCAAGCTCATTGGAAGGGGAAATGTAGGTGGAATAGCCTTGTTGAATTCCTGGAAGCTTGGGAGAATGAGCCGGCAGATGTAGCACACGTAGGCTCATGAGTAAAGAATGCGAAAGATGGGGTGGACCTGGGCAAGTATGAATGGTGTTCTGCCTGTTCCAAGAAGATGAGTTAAGGATATGCAGAATGGACACAGCAACACGTACCCCCAACAAGCAATGGCTTCTAAAGCCTTTTGTTTTTCGGCggcatcttcttcattaCCGTTGTTCTtcacttcttcctcccaaAGCTTATCCACAATCCACCCCACATCCAGTTCTCCATTCTTAAGCAGCAACCATttgtcatcttcttctgcttctgGTACTTCACAGAAGCCGTACTCTGCAAAGAGTGTGGCATTCGAATGTCCACCGTACTCAAATAAtacctcctctcccttccGCATTTCTCGATCAGGGGCAATCAGCCGAAGATCGATTTTACCAGGAACAAGATGTAATCCATTGCGAGAGTAGCCGGTTGGATTTTGGCCATTCAAATCACTGCTGGGCGTCTGTTTATGCGTTCGACGAGCGGCTAACCTATGGCGCGGCGCAGGTGATGGTGTTGACAGCTGGCGAACTCGGGGGGCGTTCAAAGAAGGGTCAGACGAGTGGTTGATCATATCAAGGATGGGAACGAGGGTGTGGTTCATACGTTCATTGGGGCCGGGAAGACCAAGGGGAACAGAGATTGAACGGGTGTTCACTGTTACGAGTCAGATAAGGGCGCTAGATCGACCAAAACTACATACCGTTGAGCCAGGCCCAAAGGAGATCCTCCTGATTTAAGACGCTAGACATGGAATGTGTTTTGAAAGGCTCTTCTTTACGCTTCAGCCACATATCAGTCGGGCTGAAAAGTGAAGACATTATCAAGACACTCACCAAGACATCTAACACGACGGCAACGTCAGCTTCGTACCGACGTTTCACGTCCTGTATTTTAGCCTTCACTGTGGAAGAAGTGTGTTTCTCATAAAGTGTATTCCACCAATTCCAATCGTCAGCCTCTGAGTTTTTAGCTCCCGGTTCCGATTTGATAACCCAAGTCAACGGGTGCCAAGGCCTGAATTCCTTGGGAAGAGTTTCAAGATATACTTGCCAGTCCGAATAATAGCGTTTTTGGGGATCCCTACTAAGAGCCAGGTGGAGGGTTACAAGCTCAGTGGTATCGAGTTGCCTATAATGGGAACTGGATTCCCCACTGCCAGTCGAGATAGTAACCGGTGAGGTGGGTGATGTCTTGATTCGCTTCGAGGAATTGGTACTTGACATTTTATGAGTAGGTCGAGGATAGAGATGTCTTGGTATAGAGTACATGGGTTCTTTTGAAGGCGGTCTGGAAGTGGATTCTGCAGCAAACATAGTGAGAGGGTTCAGCATGGCCGATGAAGGGATGTGAAGGAGAGTGGATCTCTCCTGATTGAGAGTCTGAGAGTCAACGGGAATTTCCCATGCACATTGTAGAGTTAAGGATGCTTCATACCTTGACTGGTTCAGTCACCACTAAACCTCGAACAACACCTGGGGAGAATTTTCAGCCTGTTTCGCCTTACCAGCTCAGAGACCATGGCGAACATACCAGGTACATCGCGGAGAGACAAGTTAGTTTCGAAACCGGCATGTTTTTCCTCGAGCCAGGCGAGGAGTTTCTCCCATTCTTTAGTCGACTCTGAGGGCATAGATGTAACGATTGGTAGGAGATGGCCGTcggaagaggatgaaaCTACAAGAAAGCTGCAGGAATGGAAAGGTTTAAATATCATGAGTCGGACGCGAGCGGGGCCCCTATTAGTGCGCAGAGAAACGAGCGTATTCAGCACAAGAAGCACAAAGAACCGCGATGGATGATTCTCGCAATCTCGAcccttttttctctccCCTTCTATAGCAGAATGGTCAACCCCGACGAGGACACTGAGTTGTACGCCATTCCGCCTCCCATCACATCCATGCTCACACTTCTTCCAGTAATGACGCCCTTCGTCGACATGGCATCCTTCCCCCAAAGCCTCCATCACGCTCCCCATCCCCAGACATTCCGCACATCAGCCACACAGATGCTGTCCGTGCAGTCGCTGCCACAGCAGACGCAGACCAACTTGTGACACTTATTGAAGGCGACAATCTCGACTCGGACGACGAGCGTATGTTTGAAGAGTATAAGAGGAAAAGACTGCATgaaatgaagaaggaagagaagaagggacGGTACGGCAGTATGGAACCACTGGCACGAGAGGACTTTGTTCGAGAAGTCACGGAGGGAAGTAAAATGGACTCgaacgaagaagaaactGAAGATCAaggtgatgatgacgaagaGTCTTCTTCGCGATTAAAGGGTACGGGTGTAGTTGTCTTTTTGTTTAAAGACTCGTGCGTTAATTGCATCATGCCGAAGCGGTCTCCAGATCTAAGTTGACTCGAGCCATAGTGTACCTTTATCCCAACATCTTCGGCCACTTCTAAATCAGGCGGCCGCCGCCCATCCATCCACAAAGTTCTTGTCAATCCCAGCAGGCCTTTGCATCCCTAATTACCCAGACAAGAATGTGCCCACTCTGCTTATTTACAGAAACGGAGAGATGGTCGGGAATGTTGTGGCTGGTATGGGCTTGAAAGGGATGAAGACCACGGTGCGCGGTGAGTGTCCCCTTACTCTATATTGCCTTCTGGCTGACGAAATTACGAAGACCTGGAGGGGTTGCTGCTGTACTTCAAAGCGGTTGAAAAACCCTCAGCAGCGCTCTTACGATCCAACGGGGCTAATGAGCGCTCAGACTCCGAAGACGATTTCAACGATGACGTTGGCACAGTTAATACCCGAGGAGGTGGCATACGAACTGGTGGTGTAGGCATTGGCGCAGGTCGAGGCAAAGAAGACAGTGACGATAGTGATTTTGACATGTAAAAGCTATCGTTATGCGATCACGTCGAATCAGCCACGTCAAATCCTTTTGTTTCACACTTCCACTTGACGAATATCGTCAAACAATCCGCAGTCAAAAGCATGGTCGCCTGACAAACCCTTTTTCGATGCAACAGTATCCAGCATCCCGTAAGGCACGGGCGTTCTGCGGTTTTTATGAGCGACCAAGCTCTAAATTTGACATACGTTTGTTGTATCCTCACCACAACGATTTACTAAGATCTTGCCTTAATCTCTTTGATGAGAAACGCAGCTGCAAATGCAGTAACGAAAGAGGGCGCCGCCGCCAAGCCTCCCAGTCTGAGCAATGTTGCTGGCCAGAAAAGAAGAACAGCTTTCCCAGCGCCTCTTTGCGGCGCTAAAAACCTAGTCAACCAGGCGCTATACCCCAAATGAGCAGCCATACGTACATCTGATTGAAGGCTTGCGGCTGCACTTCCTGCGGGGGTGATTGAATTACTTTAAGTATCCAAATTCACTACTGTGTTTTTGATATTTTCATCGGGATTCGGATTTACCTCTCTGCAACAGCTCATTTCGCGTTTAACCCAACACTTCTACTGTAGGCTTGACTGCTATCCAAAAATAGACCGATACAGATTGCCGAGCTTGCGGTAAAGACGCAGCAGAAACAGCAGAAACAGCAGAAACGCTCGTAACACTTTGCAGATGGCTCTTAAAAGCGTTAAATTCGCTTGAGCCCTTTGCCGCGATTGATCAATGGGAGGCCTCGTCAAAGTCAAACCAATCAGTAGGCATTCATCGTTCCCAGCAATTAGATTTAGCGGCATGTGCTGCGTGGTGGTGAGCAGCAGCAGGTGTAGCAGACACTACTTCTGCGTGTAGAAAACTTAGAAAATGAATCTTGTCAGATCACCGTGCTTTGCAGTGACGTACACATGATATACTTCTACTAATAATGAAAAGGAAGTAAGAAGGTGTAGTGATGACATGCTATGCAGCATGATAGAAGAAGGAACTGGGTCGTCCTTATTAGCCGTACGCGTCGACgcaacaacaacaacaaatGATGAAAAATCAAAAATCACATACATTTGCATCTTGCCACGTCAGGCCTTTCCGGCTATCAAAAGTCAGAGACTGCCGGTGGATGAACAGTTCATTTCACAGCCTATCGACACACCGCTCTATATAAAACGTACACCGAAACCTGGTACGTATCCATTGTAACTTTTGACTTTCATAGCCCACCTCACAAGAATACAACACCTGCGCCGTAAAGCATATTATCCTAGCACTACAGCAAACAGTAACATGGCTCATCAACAGCCGCTTCCCTCGGCGGACAGCCTCGATTTCAAGGATCTCGTAGTATTAGTAACAGGAGCTGGAAGCGGCATAGGGAAAACGTAAGTTTAGTTCCCAACAAAGTTTCTGCCAAGCTAAAGGGGGTCCTTGGGGTAATATTCTGTAGGTATGCCCGTTTCTTCGCTGCTCGTGGAGCTAAAGTAGTCATCAACGATGTGTCGGCTGGAGCTGCTCAGGCTGTAGTCGACGAGATCATGAAGGGTATGAGTTCTCATTAATCAAACTTGTACCATATGCCAATGTTATCTTAGGCGGTGGAAAGGCTGTTGCAGCACCGGGGTCTGTTACAGAAGGTAACACAATTGTTGCTCAGGCCGTAAAAGCTTTTGGTACTGTCCATGTACTTATTAATAACGCTGGCATTCTTCGTGAGTATTAATGCCCTTGCTTGAGAGAGTCTCGAGCTTACTCCATTAGGTGACAAATCGTTCAAGAATATGTCCGACCAGGATTGGGACCTGGTAATCGCGGTGCACCTAAAGGGTGCTTACTCTTGTACCAAGGCTTGTTGGCCTTTGTTCAGGCAGCAAAAGGTCAGTTACAATCACCTAAAGGTGCTCAAAGAAAATGACTTATTCCGAAAAACAGTTTGGCAGGGTTGTGAACACAGCATCAGCAGCTGGACTGTATGGCAATATGGGCCAAGCAAACTATTCTGCGGCTAAAAGTAAGATATCAATCTTTATCCGTCAATCTTTTCCTGATGATAATACTATAGTGGGGTTGATTGGGTTCACTCGAACGCTGGCAAGAGAGGGAACTAAGTATGACATTAAAGCTAATGTTATTGCTCCTGTAAGTAATCACCAAACATTGTACTAT includes the following:
- a CDS encoding Hypothetical Protein (Similar to TIGR gene model, INSD accession AAW44261.1) — translated: MPSESTKEWEKLLAWLEEKHAGFETNLSLRDVPGVVRGLVVTEPVKERSTLLHIPSSAMLNPLTMFAAESTSRPPSKEPMYSIPRHLYPRPTHKMSSTNSSKRIKTSPTSPVTISTGSGESSSHYRQLDTTELVTLHLALSRDPQKRYYSDWQVYLETLPKEFRPWHPLTWVIKSEPGAKNSEADDWNWWNTLYEKHTSSTVKAKIQDVKRRYEADVAVVLDVLVSVLIMSSLFSPTDMWLKRKEEPFKTHSMSSVLNQEDLLWAWLNVNTRSISVPLGLPGPNERMNHTLVPILDMINHSSDPSLNAPRVRQLSTPSPAPRHRLAARRTHKQTPSSDLNGQNPTGYSRNGLHLVPGKIDLRLIAPDREMRKGEEVLFEYGGHSNATLFAEYGFCEVPEAEEDDKWLLLKNGELDVGWIVDKLWEEEVKNNGNEEDAAEKQKALEAIACWGQNTIHTCPGPPHLSHSLLMSLRVLHLPAHSPKLPGIQQGYSTYISPSNELATIASLEDICRRVVKEADKRWKALKKLHSDVNAKDEQDEGKRTVIEMLMGMCVEDKVIAGKVLERIEAGEDLS
- a CDS encoding GTPase inhibitor, putative (Similar to TIGR gene model, INSD accession AAW44281.1), with protein sequence MILAISTLFSLPFYSRMVNPDEDTEFNDALRRHGILPPKPPSRSPSPDIPHISHTDAVRAVAATADADQLVTLIEGDNLDSDDERMFEEYKRKRLHEMKKEEKKGRYGSMEPLAREDFVREVTEGSKMDSNEEETEDQGDDDEESSSRLKGTGVVVFLFKDSVPLSQHLRPLLNQAAAAHPSTKFLSIPAGLCIPNYPDKNVPTLLIYRNGEMVGNVVAGMGLKGMKTTVRDLEGLLLYFKAVEKPSAALLRSNGANERSDSEDDFNDDVGTVNTRGGGIRTGGVGIGAGRGKEDSDDSDFDM